A window from Aerococcus sp. Group 1 encodes these proteins:
- the recG gene encoding ATP-dependent DNA helicase RecG — protein sequence MTSITDPVSVLTGVGPKKAALLKRLKIESIYDLLCQFPFRYEDLSVKSIQELADNQKATLKGRVVTEPVVSYFRGRKGNRLHFRLQVDHEIINVNFFNQAYLKRQIHSQEEILIYGTYEAKRQQLLGIKLINFSSEDNETASVYHTTKGLSQSALRQLIKTALDQYEDQIPELIPEELSRRYQLIPHRQAIRLMHFPNTEADSQHARRQIKYQELFLYSLRIQWRKLNQRYQEAGVQILYDNDQLKEFIRSIPFELTQGQKEVTNQICRDLLQPYPMNRLLQGDVGSGKTIVALIALAAAVSAGFQGALMVPTEILAEQHFKEAQSIYQATGLRCALLTGSTKGKERKQILAQLAQGDLDLMIGTHALFQEDVHFKDLGLVIIDEQHRFGVKQRRQLIDKNTDRHPNVLYMTATPIPRTLEITLMGDMEVSKLKELPAGRQPVKTLWLRPQEASQVDYLLKQELAKGRQAYIICPLVGESEKVEAQNAEKIYADYQARFGDHYQVGLLHGQLSNEEKEAVMQAYSDNTIQLLVATTVVEVGVNVPNASLMVILDADHFGLAQLHQLRGRVGRGQAASFCLLLADPHTENGKERMRIMTESNDGFYLSQQDLELRGAGDYFGTKQSGLPEFHLADPVEDGEILEYSRQDAIQFAPYLMENAQDYPLLGVWLNQMEEERQA from the coding sequence ATGACGAGTATCACTGATCCAGTCAGCGTCTTAACTGGAGTAGGCCCTAAAAAAGCAGCCCTGTTGAAGCGTTTGAAGATTGAAAGCATTTATGATTTACTTTGTCAATTTCCTTTTCGCTATGAAGACTTATCGGTTAAAAGTATTCAGGAATTGGCCGACAATCAAAAAGCGACCTTAAAGGGACGTGTGGTTACTGAACCAGTGGTGAGTTATTTTCGGGGGCGCAAGGGCAACCGCCTGCATTTTCGTTTGCAGGTGGACCATGAAATTATCAATGTTAATTTCTTCAACCAAGCCTACCTCAAAAGGCAAATTCATAGCCAAGAAGAGATCCTGATTTATGGGACTTATGAAGCCAAGCGCCAGCAATTGTTAGGGATTAAACTTATCAATTTTTCCAGTGAGGATAATGAGACCGCCTCTGTCTACCATACGACTAAGGGGCTTTCGCAGTCCGCTTTAAGGCAGTTAATTAAGACAGCTCTTGACCAGTATGAAGATCAGATTCCTGAGCTTATCCCCGAAGAATTGTCAAGGCGCTACCAGTTAATTCCCCATCGCCAGGCCATTCGCTTAATGCATTTCCCGAATACCGAGGCTGATAGCCAGCATGCCCGGCGCCAGATTAAGTACCAGGAACTCTTCCTCTATAGTCTCCGTATTCAATGGCGCAAGCTCAACCAACGTTATCAAGAAGCAGGGGTACAGATTCTCTATGACAATGACCAGCTGAAAGAATTTATCCGCTCGATTCCCTTTGAATTGACCCAGGGACAAAAAGAAGTCACTAATCAAATTTGCCGGGACCTTCTACAACCCTATCCTATGAACCGGCTTTTGCAAGGGGACGTGGGGAGTGGGAAGACCATTGTGGCTTTAATCGCCCTAGCGGCAGCTGTATCGGCTGGCTTTCAAGGAGCCTTAATGGTGCCTACCGAAATTTTAGCTGAACAGCACTTTAAAGAGGCCCAAAGTATATACCAAGCCACAGGACTGCGCTGTGCCTTATTAACTGGGTCTACCAAGGGCAAAGAACGTAAGCAAATTCTCGCCCAGTTGGCCCAGGGAGACCTTGACCTGATGATCGGCACCCATGCCCTCTTCCAGGAGGATGTTCACTTTAAGGACCTGGGGCTAGTCATTATCGATGAACAGCACCGCTTTGGGGTTAAGCAGCGCCGGCAATTAATCGATAAGAATACAGACCGCCATCCCAATGTCCTCTATATGACCGCTACCCCTATTCCCCGGACCCTAGAAATTACTTTGATGGGCGATATGGAAGTTTCCAAGTTAAAGGAACTTCCCGCTGGCCGTCAGCCGGTTAAGACCCTCTGGCTAAGGCCCCAGGAGGCTAGCCAGGTCGACTACCTCTTAAAGCAGGAACTAGCTAAGGGCAGGCAAGCTTATATTATTTGTCCCCTGGTAGGCGAGTCAGAAAAAGTCGAGGCCCAAAACGCCGAAAAAATTTATGCTGATTACCAGGCCCGTTTTGGGGACCACTACCAAGTCGGCCTCCTTCATGGGCAGTTATCTAATGAAGAAAAAGAAGCTGTCATGCAGGCCTATAGTGACAATACGATCCAGCTTTTGGTGGCCACGACGGTGGTTGAGGTGGGAGTCAATGTCCCCAATGCCAGCTTAATGGTTATCTTGGATGCCGACCACTTCGGTCTAGCCCAACTCCACCAATTACGGGGCCGGGTTGGCAGGGGGCAAGCCGCTTCTTTTTGTCTCTTGTTGGCTGACCCCCATACGGAAAACGGTAAAGAACGGATGCGAATAATGACTGAGTCCAATGATGGCTTTTATTTGAGCCAGCAAGACTTAGAGTTACGGGGAGCAGGGGACTATTTTGGAACCAAGCAAAGTGGCTTACCTGAATTCCACTTAGCCGACCCGGTCGAGGATGGTGAGATTCTGGAATATAGCCGCCAGGACGCTATTCAATTTGCTCCCTACCTCATGGAAAATGCCCAGGACTATCCCTTACTAGGCGTCTGGTTGAATCAAATGGAAGAAGAACGTCAAGCCTGA
- a CDS encoding DAK2 domain-containing protein, whose product MSQLVIDASELRNMVAVGCDKLKQGADYVDSLNVFPVPDGDTGTNMNLSFSAGLDGVEKNDGHSVEEVADALAKGLLMGARGNSGVILSQIFRGFAKGCKGLEKLDAKALANSFDQAVKSAYKAVMKPVEGTILTVVREGAEAGLVQAEKSDDVIEVMRAVSEGANLALENTPNLLPVLKEVGVVDSGGQGLCLIYAGFLEALTGEAVASFHTNVENTDLTELAHEENYYNTSHSVSSEDIKFGFCTEIMVALGQGSEDYEDFDYETFRNYLSERGDSLLVVNDDEVVKVHVHTERPGDVLNYGQKFGTLIKVKVDNMRQQHEDILTNKVKAAPKEKQAYSIIAVCAGEGVSELFKEAGASYIISGGQTMNPSTEDFVKAIEAVNAENIILLPNNKNIFMAAKQAADVSEVPTVVLETESITQGLAALLGFNLNDDLASNESSMKEAFHEVKSGQVTHAIRDTSISGLTIHKGDYMGLVEGDIQVCDKDKSQAARKTVQALTDDESELVTLIYGEDISEEEASQLADLITEDNDQLEVEVYKGDQPVYSYLISVE is encoded by the coding sequence ATGAGTCAGTTAGTCATTGATGCATCAGAATTAAGAAACATGGTTGCCGTAGGTTGCGACAAGTTAAAGCAAGGGGCAGATTATGTCGATTCCTTAAATGTCTTTCCGGTACCTGATGGGGATACAGGAACCAATATGAACCTATCCTTTTCAGCGGGATTAGACGGAGTCGAGAAGAACGACGGGCACAGTGTCGAAGAAGTCGCTGATGCCCTAGCTAAGGGTTTACTAATGGGTGCACGGGGAAATTCCGGCGTAATCCTATCCCAAATCTTTAGAGGTTTTGCTAAGGGCTGTAAGGGTCTCGAAAAGTTAGATGCCAAGGCCCTAGCCAATAGCTTTGACCAGGCGGTTAAGTCAGCCTATAAGGCAGTCATGAAGCCAGTGGAAGGGACGATCTTGACCGTGGTTCGTGAGGGAGCAGAAGCAGGTTTGGTCCAAGCTGAAAAGAGTGATGACGTCATTGAAGTCATGCGCGCTGTTTCTGAAGGCGCTAACTTGGCTTTAGAGAATACGCCTAACTTGTTGCCTGTATTAAAAGAGGTTGGCGTCGTTGATTCTGGCGGGCAAGGACTGTGCTTGATCTATGCTGGCTTTTTAGAGGCCTTGACAGGCGAAGCGGTGGCTAGTTTCCATACCAATGTGGAAAATACTGACCTCACGGAATTGGCCCATGAAGAAAATTACTATAATACTTCCCATTCCGTGTCTTCAGAAGATATCAAATTCGGCTTCTGTACCGAAATTATGGTGGCCTTAGGGCAAGGCTCAGAAGACTATGAAGACTTTGACTACGAGACTTTCCGGAATTACCTGAGTGAACGCGGGGATTCCTTATTAGTGGTTAATGATGATGAAGTGGTCAAGGTCCATGTCCATACTGAACGTCCTGGTGATGTCCTCAATTATGGGCAAAAATTTGGGACCTTAATCAAGGTGAAAGTGGACAATATGCGCCAGCAACATGAGGATATCTTGACCAATAAGGTCAAGGCAGCCCCTAAAGAAAAACAAGCCTACAGTATTATTGCTGTTTGTGCCGGTGAGGGTGTGAGCGAACTCTTTAAAGAGGCAGGTGCTAGCTACATCATTTCCGGTGGTCAGACCATGAATCCGTCGACGGAAGACTTTGTCAAGGCTATTGAAGCAGTCAATGCTGAAAATATCATCCTCTTACCTAACAATAAGAATATCTTTATGGCGGCTAAACAAGCAGCTGACGTTAGCGAAGTACCTACCGTGGTCTTGGAAACCGAGTCGATTACCCAAGGATTAGCAGCTTTACTTGGCTTTAACCTCAATGATGACTTAGCAAGTAATGAGAGCTCCATGAAAGAAGCCTTCCATGAAGTCAAGAGTGGTCAAGTGACCCATGCAATTCGGGATACCTCCATCTCTGGTTTAACTATCCACAAGGGTGACTATATGGGCCTCGTTGAAGGCGATATTCAAGTCTGTGATAAGGATAAGAGTCAGGCTGCCCGTAAAACAGTACAGGCCTTAACCGATGACGAAAGTGAATTAGTGACTTTAATCTATGGTGAAGACATCAGTGAAGAAGAGGCTAGTCAGTTAGCCGACCTTATCACTGAAGATAATGATCAATTAGAAGTTGAAGTCTATAAAGGGGACCAGCCTGTCTATAGTTACTTAATTTCTGTTGAATAG
- the smc gene encoding chromosome segregation protein SMC translates to MYLKTIEMVGFKSFAEKTRVELDQGFTAIVGPNGSGKSNITEAVKWVLGEQSAKSLRGKRMDDVIFSGSQSRRQSQYAQVVLTFDNRDRVLDMDSDEVSVLRRYTRSGDSIYKINGQNCRLKDITQLMMDTGVGKESFSIISQGKVEEIFTQRAEERRAIFEEAAGVMKYKSKKQEAERKLDRSQENLNRIEDILSEIEGRLEPLKEQKEAAVSYRDKKQELSQIEIALTAVQIETLNEQWQLAKQDLESIQASNEAKKRQLDKEETALAQAKVAEEQSDDRVNDLNDNYVVKLQAVEKLRSQLQMMEQEQRFIQSNRQSQEKEQANLQAKIEKMKTDLKSNQAQLDKYQKTYQSQADSYQSLKDQLAALSDYSQEDLEDLRNQYIAYLQEESHLSNQIQQTEKDIQQGQKNQEKYAERIRISQKEQAKLEDQQEGLDQEISQKEQALKNLLQEYQIQAQSLQQAQDQVQKATNANQTLYQKLLRKQAQLDSLKNLEDNHEGFYYGVKNALKLKSQKRGIFGAIAELIDVPEDYTLAVETALGGSMQNIVTQDGQVAQEVIAYLKAKKAGRATFLPLDTMKSRRISDQQVSHVQADPAYIGLLVDLVDFDDQFQTVMENVMGNIILAEDLTGARRLSQALHARYRVVTLTGDLVNAGGSLTGGANKRNQTSLLSRKNDIQSLSQAIESMEVAYQEAASRIATQQQGQDQMSQALESLKEKGSESRYDLRSSQTEREHLTQELEKLAKEVQGQDYEKNLSQEDVKQSQADLATSQEKLTHLQEKIQAAKAKIDARLLSDEEKGQQKARLQEDFQQIATDFAVTKEQFKQAKDQKASLSAELADQEKAYQELSNLLSQALTNDSDQEEKKKHLEAQLQSFQKQSKDIQTQLKTAKEERQEASQKVEAANQMISQLNLEIQSNLQSIAKLEASVSRYEVSIDNHLEQLSESYGLTYERARAESQLTMSIDQASSRVKQLKQAIDSLGPVNMQAIEEYDEVYERFCFIDKQRQDAIDARENLYQTIAEMDSEVSTRFKTTFEAIRDAFESIFPALFGGGKATLKLTDPNDLLNTGVEIMAQPPGKKLQLLSLLSGGERALTAIALLFAILDVKTVPFSILDEVEAALDDANVARYGRYLQKFAQKTQFIVISHRKGTMEAANILYGVTMQQEGISQLASVRLEDVDDQLN, encoded by the coding sequence GTGTATTTAAAAACAATTGAAATGGTCGGTTTTAAGAGCTTTGCAGAGAAAACCCGGGTCGAACTCGACCAGGGTTTTACAGCCATAGTTGGACCAAACGGTAGTGGTAAATCGAATATCACTGAAGCAGTGAAATGGGTGCTCGGTGAACAATCCGCCAAATCACTGCGGGGGAAAAGAATGGATGACGTTATTTTCTCAGGTTCACAAAGTCGCCGCCAATCCCAATACGCCCAGGTTGTTTTAACCTTTGATAACAGAGACCGGGTTCTTGATATGGATAGTGATGAAGTCTCGGTCTTGAGACGCTATACCCGTTCGGGGGACAGTATCTATAAAATTAATGGTCAAAATTGCCGCTTAAAGGATATCACCCAGTTAATGATGGATACGGGAGTGGGGAAGGAATCCTTCTCCATTATTTCCCAAGGTAAGGTGGAAGAAATCTTTACCCAGCGGGCTGAAGAGCGGCGGGCTATCTTTGAAGAAGCTGCTGGGGTCATGAAGTATAAGAGTAAGAAGCAAGAAGCTGAACGCAAGCTTGACCGGTCTCAAGAGAATTTAAATCGAATTGAAGATATCCTATCAGAAATTGAAGGACGCTTGGAACCCCTCAAGGAGCAAAAAGAAGCAGCCGTTTCTTACCGGGATAAGAAGCAAGAGCTCAGTCAAATTGAAATTGCCTTGACTGCCGTTCAAATTGAAACCCTCAATGAACAATGGCAACTGGCTAAGCAAGATTTGGAAAGCATTCAAGCAAGCAATGAAGCCAAGAAGAGGCAGCTTGACAAGGAAGAAACAGCTCTGGCCCAAGCCAAGGTTGCTGAAGAACAGTCTGATGACCGTGTCAATGATCTCAATGATAACTATGTGGTCAAGCTCCAGGCTGTGGAGAAATTGCGCAGTCAACTGCAAATGATGGAGCAGGAACAGCGTTTTATCCAGTCTAACCGCCAAAGCCAAGAAAAAGAACAGGCCAATTTACAAGCAAAAATCGAAAAAATGAAAACGGACTTAAAAAGTAACCAGGCCCAGCTAGATAAGTACCAAAAAACTTATCAAAGCCAAGCCGACTCCTATCAATCCCTTAAGGATCAATTAGCCGCTTTAAGTGATTATAGCCAAGAAGATTTGGAAGATTTACGTAACCAATATATTGCTTATTTACAGGAAGAGAGCCATTTATCTAATCAAATCCAGCAAACTGAGAAGGATATCCAACAAGGACAAAAGAACCAAGAAAAATATGCTGAGAGGATCCGGATCAGCCAAAAAGAACAGGCTAAACTGGAAGACCAGCAGGAAGGATTGGACCAAGAGATTAGTCAAAAAGAGCAAGCTTTAAAAAATTTGCTCCAAGAATACCAAATCCAAGCCCAGTCCTTGCAACAAGCACAAGACCAAGTTCAAAAGGCGACCAATGCTAACCAGACGCTCTATCAAAAGCTTTTGAGAAAGCAAGCTCAATTAGATTCCTTAAAGAATTTAGAGGATAATCACGAAGGCTTTTATTACGGGGTTAAAAACGCCCTGAAATTAAAGAGTCAAAAAAGAGGGATTTTTGGGGCTATTGCGGAATTGATCGATGTGCCTGAGGACTATACCCTAGCGGTAGAAACGGCCTTAGGAGGCAGCATGCAAAATATCGTCACTCAGGATGGTCAAGTGGCCCAGGAAGTGATTGCCTACTTGAAGGCCAAGAAGGCTGGGCGGGCCACCTTCTTACCCCTGGATACCATGAAGAGTCGTCGGATCAGTGACCAGCAAGTGAGTCATGTCCAAGCTGATCCCGCTTATATCGGCTTGTTGGTTGACTTGGTAGACTTTGACGACCAATTTCAAACCGTCATGGAAAATGTGATGGGAAATATCATTCTGGCTGAGGACTTAACTGGGGCTCGCCGCCTATCCCAGGCCCTCCATGCTCGTTACCGGGTCGTCACTTTGACCGGGGACCTCGTTAATGCAGGCGGATCCTTAACCGGGGGCGCTAATAAGCGGAACCAGACCTCCCTCCTTAGTCGTAAAAATGACATCCAAAGCTTAAGCCAAGCGATTGAGTCCATGGAAGTTGCTTACCAAGAAGCGGCTAGCCGGATAGCGACCCAGCAGCAAGGCCAAGATCAGATGTCCCAGGCCTTAGAAAGCTTGAAAGAAAAAGGTAGTGAGTCTCGCTATGACCTGCGTTCTAGCCAGACTGAAAGGGAGCACTTAACTCAAGAGCTGGAGAAATTGGCTAAGGAAGTCCAAGGCCAAGATTATGAGAAAAATCTCAGCCAAGAGGATGTTAAGCAGAGTCAGGCAGACTTGGCCACCAGCCAAGAAAAACTGACTCACTTACAGGAAAAAATTCAAGCAGCCAAGGCCAAGATCGATGCTCGTTTACTCTCTGATGAAGAAAAAGGCCAGCAAAAAGCCCGGCTGCAAGAAGATTTTCAACAGATTGCAACTGACTTTGCGGTCACCAAGGAGCAATTTAAGCAGGCTAAGGATCAAAAAGCTAGCTTGTCCGCAGAGCTCGCTGACCAGGAAAAGGCCTATCAAGAACTTTCTAACTTACTAAGCCAAGCCCTGACCAATGATAGCGACCAGGAGGAGAAGAAAAAGCATTTAGAGGCCCAATTGCAAAGCTTCCAAAAGCAAAGTAAAGACATCCAGACTCAGTTAAAAACAGCCAAAGAAGAACGCCAGGAAGCCAGTCAAAAGGTTGAAGCGGCCAACCAAATGATTAGTCAACTGAACTTAGAAATTCAAAGCAACTTACAAAGTATTGCTAAGCTAGAGGCCAGTGTCAGTCGCTATGAGGTGTCGATTGATAATCACCTGGAACAATTAAGTGAATCATACGGTTTGACCTATGAACGGGCGCGGGCAGAAAGTCAGTTAACCATGTCGATTGACCAAGCCTCCAGCCGGGTTAAGCAATTAAAGCAGGCCATTGACAGCCTAGGGCCAGTCAATATGCAGGCCATTGAGGAATATGATGAGGTGTATGAGCGCTTTTGCTTTATCGATAAGCAACGCCAAGATGCTATCGATGCTCGTGAAAATCTCTATCAAACCATTGCTGAAATGGATAGTGAAGTCTCTACCCGCTTTAAGACCACCTTTGAAGCTATCCGTGACGCCTTTGAAAGTATTTTTCCGGCTCTCTTTGGTGGAGGTAAGGCGACCCTCAAGCTCACCGATCCCAATGACTTACTGAATACTGGGGTCGAAATCATGGCCCAACCGCCTGGAAAGAAACTCCAGCTCTTGAGCTTGTTATCGGGGGGTGAGCGGGCTCTGACCGCTATCGCCCTGCTCTTTGCCATTTTAGATGTTAAAACGGTGCCTTTCTCTATTCTTGATGAAGTGGAAGCGGCCCTTGATGATGCCAATGTGGCCCGCTATGGTCGTTACTTGCAAAAATTCGCCCAAAAAACCCAATTCATTGTCATTTCCCACCGTAAGGGGACCATGGAGGCCGCTAATATTCTCTATGGAGTGACCATGCAACAAGAGGGAATTTCTCAACTGGCTTCGGTGCGTTTAGAAGATGTCGATGATCAATTGAATTAG
- a CDS encoding MsnO8 family LLM class oxidoreductase yields MSHMKIGILDFIPRDREMTAIESFKSAMNLLQLADEKGLARYWFAEHHSTPALLGSSPQVTLGYAAEITKHIRLGTGGVMLDNLSAYQLAENFKVLECLAPRRIEAGVGYSNPKEQADQKEMGGFDFKNPKPYKDELVALYDYMHDQRSVHQEGKARAMPVLFDHEIPYYVMVTSTRHVRYIAEQGWGMLFGLFLNPSYEECKEAIRIYRKYFKPNGISNTPHVMVSLYVISAYDENVLEGLEKAIDAWILTFRSNKRALYQLLSVEEAEFYPFSDEEKETIDHYQEAKLTASPKEIQAKFSHLMKELDCDEFLVVNQLSGYNYRRDLINILADIDL; encoded by the coding sequence ATGAGTCATATGAAAATAGGTATTTTGGATTTTATCCCTCGCGATCGTGAAATGACTGCGATCGAATCCTTTAAAAGCGCCATGAATTTATTACAATTGGCAGATGAAAAGGGACTGGCTCGTTACTGGTTTGCTGAACACCACAGCACCCCGGCACTCTTAGGGTCAAGCCCCCAAGTCACATTAGGCTACGCAGCAGAGATTACCAAGCATATCCGCCTGGGTACGGGTGGGGTGATGCTGGATAATTTAAGTGCCTATCAACTGGCTGAGAACTTTAAAGTCTTGGAATGTTTAGCCCCTCGTAGGATTGAAGCGGGGGTCGGTTATAGCAATCCTAAGGAACAAGCTGACCAAAAGGAAATGGGGGGCTTTGACTTTAAGAATCCCAAACCCTATAAGGATGAATTAGTTGCCCTTTATGACTATATGCATGATCAACGGTCAGTCCACCAAGAGGGGAAAGCCCGGGCCATGCCAGTCTTATTTGACCATGAGATTCCTTATTATGTCATGGTGACTAGCACCCGCCATGTTCGCTATATTGCTGAACAAGGCTGGGGCATGCTTTTTGGTCTCTTCCTCAATCCTTCTTATGAAGAATGTAAAGAAGCTATCCGTATTTATCGCAAGTATTTTAAACCCAATGGGATTAGTAATACCCCCCATGTCATGGTGTCGCTCTATGTCATTTCAGCCTATGATGAGAATGTCTTGGAAGGTCTAGAGAAGGCTATTGATGCTTGGATACTGACCTTTAGGAGTAACAAGCGGGCCTTGTACCAACTCTTGAGTGTGGAGGAAGCGGAATTCTATCCTTTTTCCGATGAGGAGAAGGAAACCATTGACCATTACCAAGAGGCTAAATTAACCGCTAGTCCTAAAGAAATTCAGGCTAAATTTAGCCATTTGATGAAAGAATTAGATTGCGATGAATTCCTGGTGGTTAACCAATTATCTGGTTACAATTATCGCCGCGACTTAATTAATATCTTAGCGGACATCGATCTTTAA
- a CDS encoding thiamine diphosphokinase: MIQRIIAVGSSIAHLDNPIIASYKNDPQVAWVGIDRGARELLRAGLPLNLAVGDFDSVTAEERQAIQEAAQESIVLPSEKNDTDTEAALVEMIKNWPQAEHIIFYGMLGGRLDHTLNNLWMAYQDRFQPVISRLEFVSDTNTVRFLEPGDHIIYPYEGMTYLSLISMGPVSGLTLKDVKYRLEDFASDNPRSFISNEFLPDGRPMSLSFTSGLLMVLQTRDAH; this comes from the coding sequence ATGATTCAACGTATTATTGCTGTGGGAAGTTCAATTGCTCATTTGGACAATCCCATTATTGCTAGCTACAAAAACGACCCCCAAGTGGCCTGGGTAGGCATTGATCGTGGGGCGAGAGAGTTGCTCCGGGCCGGCTTACCCCTCAACCTAGCTGTGGGGGACTTTGATTCGGTGACGGCGGAGGAAAGACAAGCGATCCAAGAAGCGGCCCAGGAATCGATTGTCTTACCCAGTGAGAAGAATGATACTGATACCGAGGCTGCACTGGTGGAAATGATAAAAAATTGGCCCCAGGCTGAACATATCATTTTTTATGGCATGCTGGGGGGGCGTCTCGACCACACCCTTAATAACCTATGGATGGCTTACCAAGACCGTTTTCAACCGGTCATCTCTCGATTAGAATTTGTTTCCGATACCAACACGGTTCGCTTTTTGGAGCCTGGTGACCATATCATTTATCCCTATGAAGGCATGACCTATCTTTCCTTGATTTCTATGGGGCCCGTCAGCGGGTTGACCTTAAAAGACGTCAAATACCGCTTAGAGGACTTTGCTTCTGATAACCCGCGGTCCTTTATTTCTAACGAGTTTCTCCCTGATGGACGCCCCATGTCCTTAAGCTTTACTTCTGGGCTCTTGATGGTCTTACAAACCAGGGATGCTCACTAG
- the rpmB gene encoding 50S ribosomal protein L28 — translation MAKQCYFTGRKAKSGNNRSHALNSSKRTFKPNLQKVRVLVDGKPKRVWVSARALKSGKVQRV, via the coding sequence ATGGCAAAACAATGTTATTTCACAGGTCGTAAAGCAAAATCTGGAAACAACCGTTCACACGCTTTAAACAGCTCAAAACGTACCTTTAAACCAAACTTGCAAAAAGTTCGTGTGTTAGTTGATGGAAAACCTAAACGTGTTTGGGTTTCAGCTCGTGCCCTTAAATCAGGAAAAGTTCAACGTGTTTAG
- a CDS encoding Asp23/Gls24 family envelope stress response protein — protein MPVKMDSEYGEIEITNDVIAKVVGMATTQNYGVVGMASKNQIRDGISEILKIENYTKGVVVRSEADLVIVDVYIMVNYGTKISEICRNVQRSVKYDLGRQLGITANVVNVFVQGIYTEDQ, from the coding sequence ATGCCTGTAAAAATGGATTCTGAATATGGCGAAATTGAAATTACTAATGACGTGATTGCTAAGGTTGTGGGAATGGCTACCACACAAAATTATGGTGTGGTTGGCATGGCCAGCAAGAACCAAATCCGTGATGGCATTTCTGAAATCTTAAAAATTGAAAATTATACCAAGGGAGTCGTTGTTCGTAGCGAGGCTGATCTGGTGATCGTCGATGTTTATATTATGGTAAACTATGGCACCAAGATCTCAGAAATTTGTCGTAACGTGCAACGCTCTGTAAAATATGATTTAGGACGGCAACTAGGCATCACTGCTAATGTAGTGAACGTCTTTGTCCAAGGCATATATACAGAGGACCAATAA
- the plsX gene encoding phosphate acyltransferase PlsX: MIKIAVDAMGGDHAPQAIVEGALAAVQTYSDIEILLYGDQDQIQDLLPEGDYPIEIVHCSEKIAGDDEPVRAIRRKKDASMVVAAKAVKKGQADAMVSAGNTGALLAAGTLLVGRIKGIDRPALLGTLPNLRESGESFVLVDMGANADAKAKQLWENALMGNQYAKDVLGKSQPRVGLLNNGSEDTKGNKVTKEAFGLLSQEEQIHFIGNVESRDILAGACDVVVSDGFTGNAVLKAIEGTAKEILTLVSHSLKSGNLKTKLGALLIKNSLKETLGQFDIESVGGATLFGVKAPVIKCHGNASAKTVAATIGQARQIVKSGTYDSLAQQIANKESQAED, encoded by the coding sequence ATGATTAAAATTGCAGTAGATGCTATGGGTGGTGACCACGCCCCTCAAGCTATCGTGGAAGGGGCCCTGGCAGCAGTCCAGACCTATTCCGATATTGAGATCCTGCTCTATGGGGACCAAGACCAAATCCAAGACTTGCTTCCTGAGGGCGACTATCCTATTGAGATTGTCCACTGTTCTGAAAAAATTGCTGGTGATGATGAACCAGTCCGGGCCATCCGCCGCAAGAAGGATGCCTCCATGGTTGTTGCCGCTAAGGCGGTAAAAAAAGGACAGGCAGATGCCATGGTCTCAGCAGGTAATACTGGGGCCCTTTTAGCAGCAGGGACCTTGCTAGTCGGACGAATTAAAGGGATTGACCGTCCGGCCTTATTGGGAACCCTACCTAATTTAAGAGAATCAGGGGAATCCTTTGTCTTGGTAGATATGGGCGCTAATGCCGATGCCAAGGCCAAGCAACTTTGGGAGAATGCCTTGATGGGCAACCAATATGCCAAGGATGTCTTAGGCAAGAGTCAGCCACGGGTGGGACTTCTGAATAATGGTTCTGAGGATACTAAGGGCAACAAAGTCACTAAAGAAGCCTTTGGATTATTGAGCCAAGAAGAACAGATCCACTTCATCGGTAATGTGGAATCTCGTGACATCTTAGCCGGGGCCTGCGATGTGGTGGTTAGTGATGGCTTTACCGGTAATGCCGTTCTAAAGGCTATTGAAGGGACGGCTAAAGAGATACTTACATTGGTCAGTCATAGCCTCAAATCAGGGAACCTAAAAACAAAACTAGGAGCTCTATTGATAAAAAATTCCTTAAAGGAAACCCTAGGACAATTTGATATTGAAAGTGTTGGTGGAGCGACCCTATTTGGGGTTAAAGCCCCAGTGATTAAGTGTCACGGTAACGCTAGTGCCAAAACTGTTGCTGCAACTATCGGTCAGGCCCGGCAAATTGTCAAGTCAGGCACCTATGACAGTCTGGCCCAACAAATCGCTAATAAGGAAAGTCAAGCAGAAGACTAG
- the acpP gene encoding acyl carrier protein, with protein sequence MEERKIFDIVREMISERFGLEDEKIDKTTHLSKDLGADSLDIVELVMTLEDYFKVSIPDSTADHIETLEELVDAISLAKKS encoded by the coding sequence ATGGAAGAGAGAAAAATTTTTGATATCGTTCGAGAAATGATCAGCGAACGATTCGGTTTGGAAGATGAGAAAATCGATAAAACCACCCACTTATCTAAGGACCTGGGGGCGGATTCCTTAGATATTGTGGAGCTGGTCATGACCTTAGAAGATTATTTCAAGGTCTCCATCCCCGATTCAACCGCAGACCATATTGAAACTTTAGAAGAATTAGTTGATGCTATCAGTTTGGCGAAAAAGAGTTAA